From the Clostridium putrefaciens genome, one window contains:
- the murJ gene encoding murein biosynthesis integral membrane protein MurJ, with product MGKNKVVKSASIVITITILSKLVGFFRDTLIAKAFGTTFQTDAYNMAITVPNFMFGIFGLAITTTFIPILIETYRNKGKKEMFDFANNIMNILFGMSILLCAFGWIFAPTLVKIIAPKFDGKTYDLTVALTRISVMNILFMSINSGYVAILQTLEDFTAPALVGFMLNLPIIAYILVGNVSIEGLMVATVIGGSMQVLVQLPWLIKHKYRYKFFIDFKDKRIKKMLTLILPIVIGASVNQINAMIDKTIGSGLPEGSITALNFASKVNALVYSIFGAAIVTVMYPTFASEANEGNMKKFKMYISKSINNINLIMIPATVGIIVLSSPVVKFVFGRGQFNQSSIEMTSIALTFYSLGVIFYGMRDILNRAFYSLQDTRTPMINGVIGVVINIVLNLILVQFMGIGGLALSTSISAFVCAMLLMYSLRKKLGNFNGKIILSSSIKIIISSLVMGGMAKLSYGFLISRLGEVSSLFGTIIISAIVYVIMITLLKVNEFFDALKLTQKKLKGRKKITI from the coding sequence ATGGGTAAAAATAAAGTAGTTAAATCTGCTAGTATAGTAATCACAATAACAATTTTAAGTAAGCTTGTAGGGTTTTTTAGGGATACACTTATAGCGAAGGCCTTTGGTACTACCTTCCAAACTGATGCTTATAATATGGCAATTACAGTACCTAATTTTATGTTTGGTATATTCGGACTTGCTATAACCACCACTTTTATACCTATATTAATTGAAACTTATAGGAATAAGGGTAAGAAAGAGATGTTTGACTTTGCTAATAATATAATGAATATACTTTTTGGTATGTCTATTTTATTATGTGCTTTTGGGTGGATTTTTGCGCCTACATTAGTGAAGATAATAGCTCCAAAATTCGATGGGAAAACTTACGATTTAACTGTAGCTCTTACTCGAATTAGTGTTATGAATATATTGTTTATGTCTATAAATAGTGGGTATGTGGCTATACTTCAGACATTAGAAGACTTTACAGCACCAGCACTAGTTGGGTTTATGCTTAATTTACCTATAATAGCGTACATATTAGTCGGTAATGTTTCTATTGAAGGCCTTATGGTAGCTACTGTAATAGGTGGTTCTATGCAAGTTTTAGTTCAACTTCCGTGGCTAATTAAACATAAATATAGGTATAAGTTCTTTATTGATTTTAAGGATAAAAGAATAAAGAAGATGTTAACTCTCATACTTCCAATAGTTATAGGGGCTAGTGTGAATCAAATCAATGCTATGATAGATAAGACTATAGGGTCTGGGCTTCCGGAGGGTAGTATAACAGCTTTAAACTTTGCAAGTAAGGTAAATGCACTTGTGTATTCTATTTTTGGTGCTGCTATAGTTACTGTTATGTATCCTACCTTTGCAAGCGAAGCTAATGAAGGCAATATGAAAAAGTTTAAGATGTACATAAGTAAGTCTATAAATAATATTAATTTAATAATGATACCAGCAACGGTTGGTATTATAGTCTTAAGCTCTCCTGTGGTTAAGTTCGTATTTGGAAGAGGACAGTTTAATCAAAGTTCTATAGAGATGACGTCTATTGCTCTTACGTTTTACTCCTTAGGTGTTATATTTTACGGTATGAGGGATATATTAAACAGAGCATTTTATTCACTCCAAGACACTAGAACGCCTATGATTAATGGTGTTATAGGTGTGGTTATTAACATAGTATTAAATTTAATTTTGGTACAGTTTATGGGAATAGGTGGACTGGCTCTTTCTACTTCTATATCAGCCTTTGTTTGTGCTATGCTTTTAATGTATAGCTTAAGGAAGAAGCTAGGTAACTTTAATGGAAAGATAATACTTTCAAGTTCTATTAAGATAATTATTTCATCCCTTGTTATGGGGGGCATGGCGAAGTTATCTTATGGGTTCTTAATTTCAAGACTTGGAGAGGTATCTTCGTTATTTGGTACTATAATAATTAGTGCTATAGTATATGTTATAATGATCACTCTTTTAAAGGTTAATGAGTTCTTCGATGCACTAAAGTTAACTCAGAAAAAGCTAAAGGGAAGAAAGAAAATTACCATTTAA
- the murJ gene encoding murein biosynthesis integral membrane protein MurJ produces MNKNKVAKSASIVIIITVLSKLLGFFRDTLIAGTFGTTYQTDAYNMAITIPSIMFGIFGLAITTTFIPILNETFNSKGKEEMFNFANNIMNILLGLSLVLCFISWFFAPQIVRIIAPKFTGEIYELTVKLTRLSSINILFMSMNSGYIAVLQTLDDFIAPALIGFMINIPIIIYILIGSPSVDGLMVATGIGYVLQVLIQIPWLIKHNYKYEPFIDFKDQRIKSMLGLIIPILIGASVNQINSLVDKTIGSGLPHGSISALNFSQKINALMYSIFGIAIVTVMYPRFANEANEDNLKRFKMYISKSINNINLIMIPATVGIIVLSTPLVKFIFQRGAFDESSVQMTSISLTFYSLGVIFYGMRDILNRAFYSLKDTKIPMINGAIGMIINIVLNLILVRFMGIGGLALSTSVSAFACAMLLMFSLRRKIGSFNGKRILSSTIKITISSLVMGGVCSLSYKLLSLKLGEISSLFITIIISVIIYIIMLIFLRVKEFFDALRMLKKRLSVKEEGNAVIAS; encoded by the coding sequence ATGAATAAAAATAAGGTAGCTAAATCAGCTAGTATAGTGATAATTATTACGGTTTTAAGTAAGCTTTTAGGATTTTTTAGGGATACTCTAATAGCAGGAACCTTTGGTACTACTTATCAAACTGATGCTTATAATATGGCGATTACCATACCGAGTATTATGTTTGGTATATTTGGACTTGCTATAACTACTACATTTATACCTATATTAAATGAGACTTTTAATTCTAAGGGTAAGGAAGAGATGTTTAACTTTGCTAATAATATAATGAATATACTTTTAGGATTATCTCTTGTATTATGTTTTATTTCTTGGTTTTTCGCACCACAAATTGTGAGAATTATAGCTCCGAAATTCACTGGTGAAATTTATGAATTAACGGTTAAACTTACGAGACTAAGTTCTATTAATATATTATTTATGTCTATGAATAGTGGTTATATAGCTGTACTTCAGACTTTAGATGACTTTATAGCACCAGCTTTAATAGGGTTTATGATTAATATTCCTATAATAATATATATATTAATCGGTAGCCCTTCTGTTGATGGACTTATGGTTGCTACTGGAATAGGGTATGTTTTGCAGGTTCTTATACAAATTCCGTGGCTTATTAAGCATAATTATAAATATGAGCCTTTTATTGATTTTAAAGATCAAAGGATAAAAAGTATGCTTGGGCTTATAATTCCTATACTTATAGGGGCTAGTGTAAACCAAATTAATTCTTTGGTGGATAAAACTATAGGGTCAGGTCTTCCTCACGGGAGTATTTCTGCGCTTAATTTTTCACAAAAGATAAATGCACTTATGTATTCTATTTTTGGAATTGCTATAGTTACTGTAATGTACCCTAGATTTGCAAATGAGGCTAATGAAGATAATTTGAAAAGGTTTAAGATGTACATAAGTAAGTCTATTAATAATATCAATTTAATAATGATACCAGCAACTGTTGGGATTATTGTATTGAGTACTCCTTTGGTGAAGTTTATATTTCAAAGGGGGGCTTTTGATGAAAGCTCTGTACAGATGACGTCTATTTCTCTTACTTTTTATTCTCTAGGAGTTATATTTTATGGTATGAGGGATATACTAAATAGAGCCTTTTATTCTCTGAAGGATACGAAAATCCCTATGATCAATGGTGCAATTGGAATGATTATAAATATAGTATTAAATTTGATTTTGGTTAGGTTTATGGGTATAGGTGGACTAGCTCTTTCAACTTCTGTATCAGCCTTTGCTTGTGCTATGTTATTAATGTTTAGCTTAAGGAGGAAGATAGGAAGTTTTAACGGTAAGAGGATACTTTCAAGTACTATTAAGATAACTATTTCATCCCTTGTTATGGGTGGAGTTTGTAGTTTATCTTATAAGCTTTTATCATTAAAACTTGGGGAGATATCTTCATTGTTTATTACTATAATAATTAGTGTTATAATATACATTATTATGCTTATATTTTTAAGGGTAAAGGAATTCTTCGATGCGCTAAGAATGCTTAAAAAAAGGCTAAGTGTTAAGGAAGAAGGTAATGCAGTTATTGCATCTTAA
- the galE gene encoding UDP-glucose 4-epimerase GalE, with the protein MSILITGGAGYIGSHTSVELLKAGYDIVIADNFSNSKPEVLNRIEELTGKKFKFYEIDILDRDSLNKVFLENSIEAVIHFAGLKSVGESVAMPISYYYNNITGSLILAEVMAKHDVKKIVFSSSATVYGMNNVSPLTEDLPLSTTNPYGSTKLMIEQIFQDIYVSDKDWSIALLRYFNPIGAHESGRIGEDPKGTPNNIMPYITQVAVGKRDKLSIFGDDYDTHDGTGVRDYIHVVDLAKGHLKAVEKIMGTKGIDAYNLGTGIGYSVLDLVKNFEEATGVKVPYVITKNRPGDIATCFSDPTKALKELGWKTEKTLKDMCKDSWRWQSNNKAGY; encoded by the coding sequence ATGTCTATACTAATTACTGGAGGGGCAGGATATATTGGAAGTCATACCTCTGTGGAGTTATTAAAAGCAGGTTATGACATTGTAATAGCTGATAACTTTTCTAATAGTAAGCCTGAGGTTTTAAATCGTATTGAGGAATTGACAGGAAAGAAGTTTAAATTTTATGAGATTGATATTTTAGATAGGGATTCTTTAAATAAGGTGTTCTTAGAGAATAGTATTGAGGCTGTTATACATTTTGCAGGGCTTAAGTCTGTGGGTGAATCTGTAGCAATGCCTATAAGCTATTATTATAACAATATTACAGGGAGCCTCATTCTTGCTGAAGTTATGGCAAAACATGATGTAAAGAAAATAGTGTTTAGTTCCTCGGCAACGGTATATGGTATGAATAATGTTTCACCATTAACTGAGGATTTACCTCTTAGCACAACTAATCCTTATGGAAGCACTAAGCTTATGATTGAACAAATATTTCAAGATATATATGTGTCTGATAAGGACTGGAGCATTGCTCTTCTTAGATATTTCAATCCTATAGGTGCACATGAAAGTGGCAGAATTGGAGAGGATCCAAAGGGAACACCTAATAATATAATGCCATATATTACTCAAGTGGCTGTGGGTAAAAGAGACAAGTTAAGCATTTTTGGCGATGACTACGATACTCATGATGGCACAGGGGTAAGGGATTATATCCATGTAGTAGATCTTGCAAAGGGACATTTAAAGGCAGTAGAAAAGATTATGGGAACTAAAGGTATAGATGCTTATAATCTTGGTACAGGCATAGGATATAGTGTTTTAGACCTAGTAAAGAACTTTGAAGAAGCTACAGGCGTTAAAGTACCCTACGTTATAACAAAAAATAGACCAGGAGATATTGCTACCTGCTTTTCAGATCCTACAAAAGCACTTAAAGAGCTAGGATGGAAGACAGAAAAGACACTTAAAGATATGTGCAAGGACTCCTGGAGATGGCAATCAAATAACAAAGCAGGTTATTAA
- a CDS encoding LCP family protein codes for MGKSKRTFNNKSKKTKIILGTFAMLFIVIFILYKNTNKMQYKDIKLPDSELGINEEMVTKEDERNITNILLLGVDNEEDASDSIMVLSINKDKSSLKLTSIMRDSYIFFGDDKVNKLNYAYHYGGPELSVKTINENYDLDIRDYVKVDFNGLDNIIDGLGGIEMDITSEELPIINGLKKGGKQTLNGAQAVIYSRIRKVGNNDYGRTDRQRKVMQEILRKLNSVPVTQYRKLISSLSEYVETSISTTELVGMASKSSGFKNSRMEELRIPLDGTHKDEYINNLFYLKWNKEKNVQGIHDFIYGE; via the coding sequence ATGGGAAAATCTAAAAGAACATTTAATAATAAATCTAAAAAGACTAAGATAATATTGGGTACATTTGCTATGCTTTTTATTGTGATCTTTATTCTTTATAAGAATACTAATAAGATGCAGTATAAAGATATTAAGCTTCCAGATAGTGAGCTTGGAATAAATGAAGAGATGGTTACTAAAGAAGATGAGAGAAATATAACTAATATACTTTTGCTTGGTGTAGATAATGAGGAAGATGCTTCTGATTCAATTATGGTTCTTTCTATTAATAAGGATAAGAGTAGTTTAAAGTTAACATCTATTATGAGGGATAGTTACATATTCTTTGGTGATGATAAGGTAAATAAGTTGAATTATGCTTATCATTACGGTGGGCCAGAACTTTCTGTAAAGACAATAAACGAAAATTATGATTTAGATATAAGGGATTATGTAAAGGTTGATTTTAATGGACTTGATAATATCATAGATGGTTTAGGTGGAATTGAAATGGATATAACATCTGAAGAGCTACCCATTATAAACGGGCTTAAAAAGGGTGGTAAACAAACTCTTAATGGAGCCCAAGCTGTGATTTATTCTAGGATTAGAAAAGTAGGTAACAATGATTATGGAAGAACAGATAGGCAAAGAAAGGTCATGCAAGAGATTCTTAGAAAGTTAAACTCTGTTCCGGTAACTCAGTATCGTAAGTTAATATCTAGTCTTAGTGAATATGTTGAAACTAGTATTAGTACTACAGAACTTGTAGGTATGGCTTCAAAGTCATCAGGTTTTAAGAATAGTAGAATGGAAGAGCTTAGAATTCCTCTAGATGGAACTCATAAGGATGAATATATAAACAATTTATTTTATCTTAAGTGGAATAAGGAGAAAAATGTTCAAGGAATTCATGATTTTATTTACGGTGAGTAG
- the thiM gene encoding hydroxyethylthiazole kinase: MELIKSLKSLLNKKYTGDKPLITFMTNYVTALDLVDCCVYAGGSPVLTDDIVESHNIIPHAGVNAVMLNFGTITREYLDIMVNIGRSANKFNVPVMLDPAAISASPFRGEAIKRVLDEVQISILKGNLGEIKTILGYEAKAKGIDSFEDESDGEECCVKLAKDRNMIVSMTGKEDIITDGKTLVKIKNGTPRLQRVVGTGSSTGALITTFSGHTDDYFLSTVLGILIMGISGEMAEKRLKELDGNRTFKLYLHDALSNITPEELEEYANISIKEL; this comes from the coding sequence TTGGAACTCATAAAGAGTTTAAAAAGCTTATTAAACAAAAAATATACAGGGGATAAGCCTCTAATAACATTTATGACAAACTATGTTACAGCACTAGACCTTGTAGACTGCTGCGTTTATGCTGGTGGTTCACCTGTGCTTACAGATGACATTGTAGAGTCACATAACATAATTCCTCACGCAGGAGTAAATGCTGTGATGCTTAATTTTGGTACTATAACTCGTGAGTATCTAGATATTATGGTTAACATAGGTAGGTCAGCTAATAAATTTAATGTTCCTGTTATGCTAGACCCAGCTGCAATATCAGCAAGCCCCTTTAGAGGTGAAGCTATAAAAAGAGTGTTAGATGAGGTACAAATTTCTATATTAAAAGGAAATTTAGGTGAAATCAAAACTATTCTAGGATACGAAGCCAAAGCTAAAGGAATAGACTCCTTTGAAGATGAATCAGACGGTGAAGAGTGTTGCGTAAAACTTGCAAAGGATAGAAACATGATAGTATCAATGACAGGGAAAGAAGACATAATAACCGACGGTAAAACCCTAGTGAAGATTAAAAACGGTACACCAAGACTTCAAAGGGTAGTTGGTACAGGATCTAGCACAGGGGCATTAATAACAACCTTTAGTGGCCATACTGATGACTATTTCTTAAGTACCGTTCTTGGAATCCTAATCATGGGAATCTCAGGAGAAATGGCTGAAAAAAGATTAAAAGAATTGGACGGCAATAGAACCTTCAAACTTTACCTACACGATGCCCTATCAAACATTACACCAGAAGAACTAGAAGAGTATGCAAATATTTCTATAAAAGAACTATAA
- the thiM gene encoding hydroxyethylthiazole kinase — MNYIDKSIDLIRLTMEKNPLVDFAVNYVTANDATSVTSYIGGSPVMTDDSIDAADVVEYGNVDALIFNIGTITEKQYHSMMEAGKKATERGIPIVIDPVATSITPFRTMIIQRMLDELNVSVIKGNLGEIKACLGLKTNSKGVDSNENPEGAEEFCIKLAKERNLVVAMTGPKDIITDGERIIVIENGTDRLPKVIGTGCILGAMVATYCGVTDDYVLAASTAIMLMGVAGELASEITKEDEGHYKFKVNLIDTLSTIVENEDKIKSKANMQIVK; from the coding sequence ATGAACTATATAGATAAATCAATAGACCTAATTAGACTTACAATGGAGAAGAACCCGCTTGTAGATTTTGCTGTAAACTATGTTACTGCAAATGATGCTACTAGTGTAACATCCTACATAGGAGGAAGTCCTGTAATGACAGATGATTCTATAGATGCTGCGGATGTTGTAGAATACGGCAACGTAGACGCATTAATATTTAATATAGGAACTATAACAGAAAAGCAGTATCATTCTATGATGGAAGCTGGTAAAAAAGCTACCGAAAGAGGCATTCCTATAGTAATAGATCCTGTAGCAACTAGCATTACACCTTTTAGAACTATGATTATCCAAAGAATGCTGGATGAGCTTAATGTTTCCGTAATAAAGGGAAACCTTGGTGAAATTAAAGCCTGCCTTGGTCTTAAGACAAATTCTAAAGGTGTAGATTCTAATGAAAATCCTGAAGGCGCTGAGGAATTCTGTATAAAGCTTGCAAAAGAAAGAAACCTAGTAGTAGCAATGACTGGGCCAAAAGACATAATCACTGATGGTGAAAGAATAATTGTTATTGAAAATGGTACAGACAGGCTTCCAAAAGTTATTGGTACTGGTTGCATTCTAGGTGCTATGGTTGCTACCTATTGTGGAGTTACTGATGATTACGTATTAGCAGCATCCACAGCTATAATGCTTATGGGCGTGGCTGGCGAGCTTGCAAGTGAAATTACAAAAGAAGATGAAGGACATTATAAGTTTAAAGTTAATTTAATAGACACATTGTCTACTATAGTGGAAAATGAAGATAAAATAAAATCTAAGGCTAATATGCAAATTGTTAAATAG
- a CDS encoding SH3 domain-containing protein — MNKKKISMFIISASIVSSINFTDNPVYAIEDQNNTSNVKSSVEIKASKGEVINVSTNLNIRESAGTNSSTLGHLVKGQQFNIKGKTGHWYNIDFDGIIGYVHKDFVKELYDDTSTTSVKKSNIGSSFKGEVINVSTNLRIRSSSSTSSPIVGYLRSGDRFNIKEKSGQWYLIEVNGKTGYIHKDYVKEINNDVPSKPPTDVAKNTTSSKGEVINVNTNLNIRESAGMNYSVVGQLINRQQFNIKGKVGDWYSVDVGGKSGYIHKDYVKELNSNPPTKPVENPTKTPNDTAYSSGVVVNVNSNLRIRSSASTSGSVIGSLNNGQKFNIKDKISHWYLIESNGKVGYVHKDYVKELGDNTTNPPIEVPSGDKPSKGSVINVITNLRMRKEPNTNSSVISYLISDQRFNINGKSGDWYFIECDNKVGYIHKDYTNVLGSEVPDINPPTPPTPSIPDEVLKDIGVGIIHNVSTNLRLRSKPSTSDDSQVIAYILPGKTCNIIGTSGQWYKIIYDGKTGYVGKDYVKMAYDSNSKDPVDYENIYNIVISAMASQLGSPYIWGGSGEFLTTDTLNSLILRFPNQAKRGMYNIPIKYINSGYRSFDCSSLMQWGFRQAGVNIGRTTWDQINNGVEVSKANVKPGDLLFFSDLNHVGMYIGDGKWIESPNSRNFLRIVDVPWYKVSRIRRVI, encoded by the coding sequence ATGAATAAAAAGAAAATATCAATGTTTATTATTTCTGCTAGCATTGTTAGTAGTATTAATTTTACAGACAACCCTGTTTACGCTATTGAAGATCAGAATAACACATCAAATGTTAAAAGTTCTGTTGAAATTAAGGCCTCTAAAGGTGAAGTTATTAATGTAAGTACTAATTTAAACATTAGAGAATCGGCTGGAACTAATTCCTCCACATTAGGCCACTTAGTAAAAGGTCAACAATTTAACATAAAAGGTAAAACTGGACATTGGTATAACATAGATTTTGATGGCATTATAGGTTATGTACACAAGGACTTTGTAAAAGAACTTTATGACGATACCTCTACAACATCAGTTAAAAAGTCCAATATAGGAAGTTCTTTTAAGGGTGAAGTTATTAATGTAAGTACTAATTTAAGAATAAGATCATCTTCTAGTACATCTTCTCCTATTGTTGGTTATTTAAGAAGTGGTGATAGATTTAACATAAAAGAAAAGTCTGGACAATGGTACCTTATAGAAGTTAATGGTAAGACTGGCTATATCCATAAAGATTATGTAAAAGAAATTAATAATGATGTTCCTTCAAAACCACCTACAGATGTTGCTAAAAACACGACCTCTTCTAAAGGTGAAGTTATCAATGTAAATACTAATCTAAATATTAGAGAGTCTGCTGGAATGAATTATTCCGTAGTTGGTCAACTAATAAATAGACAACAATTTAACATAAAAGGTAAAGTTGGCGATTGGTATAGCGTGGATGTCGGTGGAAAGTCTGGTTATATCCATAAGGATTATGTAAAAGAACTTAATTCTAATCCCCCTACAAAACCAGTAGAAAATCCAACTAAAACTCCTAATGACACAGCATATTCAAGTGGTGTCGTTGTTAACGTAAATTCTAATTTAAGAATAAGATCCTCTGCTAGTACTTCAGGTTCCGTTATTGGTTCCTTAAATAACGGACAAAAGTTTAACATAAAGGATAAGATTAGCCACTGGTATCTCATAGAATCTAATGGCAAGGTTGGATATGTCCATAAGGATTATGTAAAAGAACTTGGAGATAATACAACAAATCCACCTATAGAGGTTCCAAGTGGAGACAAGCCATCTAAAGGTTCAGTTATTAATGTAATAACTAATTTAAGGATGAGGAAAGAGCCTAATACTAATTCCTCTGTAATTTCTTACTTAATATCAGATCAAAGATTTAATATAAATGGCAAATCTGGGGATTGGTACTTTATTGAATGTGATAATAAGGTTGGTTATATCCACAAAGATTATACTAATGTCTTAGGAAGTGAAGTTCCTGATATTAATCCGCCAACACCTCCTACTCCATCAATACCTGATGAAGTATTAAAAGATATTGGCGTTGGTATCATCCATAATGTTAGTACTAATTTAAGACTTAGAAGTAAACCAAGTACTTCAGATGATAGTCAAGTTATAGCTTATATATTACCCGGAAAAACTTGCAATATTATAGGAACTTCAGGACAATGGTATAAGATTATCTATGATGGTAAGACTGGATACGTTGGTAAAGACTACGTTAAAATGGCGTATGATTCAAACTCAAAAGATCCTGTGGATTATGAAAATATATATAATATTGTCATTAGTGCAATGGCATCACAGCTTGGCAGCCCTTATATATGGGGAGGTTCTGGAGAGTTTTTAACAACAGATACACTAAATTCACTTATACTACGTTTCCCAAATCAGGCTAAAAGGGGTATGTACAACATACCAATTAAATATATAAATTCTGGATATAGATCATTTGACTGTTCAAGCCTTATGCAATGGGGATTTAGACAAGCTGGTGTAAATATTGGAAGAACTACCTGGGACCAAATAAATAATGGAGTAGAAGTATCTAAAGCCAACGTGAAACCTGGTGATCTACTATTTTTCAGCGACCTTAACCATGTAGGTATGTACATAGGCGATGGAAAATGGATAGAGTCACCAAACTCAAGAAATTTTCTTAGAATCGTGGACGTACCTTGGTACAAAGTAAGTAGAATAAGACGAGTAATTTAA
- a CDS encoding DUF3298 and DUF4163 domain-containing protein translates to MGKKSKIIALSILIIGLLVLAYNNSIHNEGGVEKSIEKDVDAEKDKIKSKKDTPAEDNSNESNLEEESKENLKEKSEKKLWKETWNKSEKESWKMDKSEAKSQCNVYKTCIEGCENTPLNEESKGKGVQIESKELNYSNDKVEVNIKFPKIQWKGEPKDKSQIEAPIIKEDIALKINKEIEDYTMAFKNNIEKGAAKYKEKCDNSGNKFNVQVAKSDYKVTYNSDNILSILIEYYEYTGGAHGMTYKINFNYYIDTGDKINLSSLFKEGFNYKEKIDESIKESMSKHPEIYFEDKFQGINDDTSFYITKEGVVIYFPLYEIAPYSTGIPEFTLSL, encoded by the coding sequence ATGGGGAAGAAATCTAAGATTATAGCCTTAAGCATTTTAATTATTGGACTATTAGTATTAGCTTATAATAATTCAATTCATAATGAAGGTGGAGTGGAGAAAAGTATAGAAAAGGATGTGGATGCTGAGAAGGATAAGATTAAATCAAAAAAGGACACCCCCGCAGAGGATAATAGTAATGAAAGTAATTTAGAGGAAGAATCAAAAGAAAACTTAAAAGAAAAATCAGAGAAAAAACTATGGAAAGAAACATGGAACAAATCAGAGAAAGAATCATGGAAAATGGATAAGAGCGAGGCTAAAAGCCAGTGTAATGTTTATAAAACTTGTATTGAGGGCTGCGAAAATACTCCTTTAAATGAAGAATCTAAAGGTAAAGGTGTACAGATAGAATCTAAAGAATTAAATTACTCTAATGATAAGGTAGAAGTAAATATTAAATTTCCTAAGATCCAATGGAAAGGAGAGCCAAAAGATAAGTCACAAATTGAGGCACCTATAATAAAAGAAGATATAGCTCTTAAGATTAATAAAGAAATTGAAGATTATACTATGGCATTTAAAAATAACATAGAAAAGGGAGCAGCAAAGTATAAAGAAAAATGTGATAATAGTGGTAATAAGTTTAATGTACAAGTAGCGAAAAGTGATTATAAGGTAACATACAATAGTGACAATATATTAAGTATATTAATTGAATATTATGAGTACACCGGGGGTGCTCATGGCATGACATACAAAATTAATTTTAACTATTATATAGATACAGGAGATAAAATAAATCTTTCATCCTTATTTAAAGAAGGCTTTAATTATAAAGAGAAGATTGATGAGTCAATTAAAGAGTCTATGTCCAAACACCCTGAAATTTACTTTGAAGATAAGTTCCAAGGTATAAATGATGACACAAGTTTTTACATTACTAAAGAAGGAGTAGTGATATACTTCCCGCTTTATGAAATAGCCCCATACTCCACAGGAATACCAGAGTTTACACTGTCTCTATAA